A single window of Syntrophus aciditrophicus SB DNA harbors:
- a CDS encoding DEAD/DEAH box helicase: MRILELSRYNIPEKIVEAWTTEMGEELLPVQERAIKRHQVLDGKSLIISSPTTSGKTFIGEIAAVKGVMEKKKVIYLVPLKSLAEEKYLDFRKKYESFGIRTVVSSRDHREHDRAIEAGEFGIAVIVYEKMAQLMVKNPFLLKNIALVVVDELQEIGDPDRGPGLEITLTKIVSSPHRPQVIGLSAVLGNTDALARWLGADLLSFDKRPVELHEGVLYKGVFHYRTHNTLEKNSEPLAEIDFEDPTEVLLANVAHLAGEGDQVLVFLPSKLDTMLFAGLLTERVDLACAAGTLDELALLEETSLKEKLSSCLGKAVAFHHADLSRDERSVIEKYARKGEIKVIFCTTTLSMGVNLPATTVFLHTQKWETDGRDHMILTPIGWAEYENISGRAGRLGFGRDFGRSITIAGNDYEYEMLWENYIDGQVGMLTSRLDGKGMENHLVNIVASGVARNREEIESFLSHTFQGLFESRENTRKGMEKALRFATDRRFIEEDGRGEMAVSSLGVVVASKGITCLTALDLSSFLKEVGDRELTDLEILHAAASSDDGKKIYMQIAGHEHRSRKYEQLVREEISGRQEYLGTLLSQVVKSPLLVTKNKARTLKLTLLLERWIRGKETPSLERDFESYFGTIAAAAEGLSWIIDAASLVAQSIGSPKALQDRLSILSERLLYGVEEKGLELARLRVRGLGRAGICSLVREGFDSRKAIRETPVTVLAAMIPERIAISLKEAVESGHKNPPQKEEMSAETSEPDNTFICRDRIEITGKPIEKRNLVMINGSPMGITNRSLELLLRFAVAVKKDGRGWVHREDLTPGMGATQLVSRLRNELRSLTLKKDGKIIENDGSGCYRLSIPPRNVFFDRESLLQHWNAVIKDAAASISE; encoded by the coding sequence ATGAGAATTTTGGAATTGAGCCGTTACAACATCCCGGAGAAGATCGTGGAAGCCTGGACTACCGAGATGGGGGAAGAGCTTCTGCCGGTGCAGGAGAGGGCCATCAAGCGCCACCAGGTCCTCGACGGAAAAAGTCTGATCATCTCCAGCCCGACAACGTCCGGGAAGACCTTCATCGGGGAGATCGCCGCCGTGAAGGGCGTCATGGAGAAAAAGAAAGTCATCTACCTCGTCCCCCTGAAATCCCTCGCGGAGGAGAAGTATCTCGATTTTCGGAAAAAGTATGAGTCATTCGGGATCAGGACCGTGGTCTCCTCCAGGGATCACCGGGAACATGACCGGGCGATCGAGGCGGGCGAGTTCGGAATAGCGGTCATCGTTTACGAGAAGATGGCGCAACTCATGGTCAAGAACCCCTTCCTCTTGAAAAACATCGCCCTGGTGGTCGTCGACGAACTCCAGGAAATCGGCGACCCGGACCGGGGACCGGGGCTGGAGATCACCCTGACCAAGATCGTCTCCTCGCCGCATCGCCCGCAGGTCATCGGGCTCTCGGCCGTCCTGGGGAACACCGATGCCCTCGCCCGGTGGCTGGGTGCCGACCTCCTTTCCTTTGACAAGAGGCCGGTCGAGCTGCACGAGGGCGTGCTCTACAAGGGGGTTTTCCATTACAGGACTCACAATACCCTCGAAAAGAATTCCGAGCCTCTCGCCGAAATTGATTTTGAGGATCCGACGGAGGTTCTCCTTGCCAATGTGGCCCACTTGGCGGGGGAGGGCGACCAAGTTCTGGTATTCCTCCCGAGCAAGCTGGATACCATGCTTTTTGCCGGGCTTCTCACAGAAAGGGTCGACCTCGCCTGTGCCGCGGGCACCCTTGACGAGCTCGCTCTCCTGGAGGAAACGTCCCTAAAGGAAAAACTCTCATCCTGCCTGGGGAAAGCGGTCGCCTTCCATCATGCAGACCTGTCGAGGGACGAACGCAGCGTCATCGAGAAATACGCCCGAAAGGGGGAAATCAAGGTCATCTTCTGCACGACGACCCTGTCCATGGGCGTCAATCTTCCCGCCACGACGGTCTTCCTGCACACGCAGAAATGGGAGACCGACGGCCGCGACCATATGATCCTCACCCCGATCGGGTGGGCGGAATACGAAAACATCAGCGGCCGCGCCGGAAGGCTGGGGTTCGGCCGGGATTTCGGAAGGTCGATCACCATCGCCGGAAACGACTACGAGTACGAGATGCTCTGGGAGAATTACATCGACGGGCAGGTGGGAATGCTCACCTCGCGGCTCGACGGCAAAGGCATGGAAAACCACCTCGTGAACATCGTCGCCTCCGGCGTCGCCAGGAACAGGGAAGAGATCGAATCATTTCTTTCCCATACGTTCCAGGGGCTGTTCGAGAGCAGGGAGAATACCAGGAAAGGCATGGAAAAGGCTCTCCGGTTCGCCACTGACAGGAGGTTCATCGAGGAGGACGGCCGGGGGGAGATGGCCGTCTCCTCGCTGGGCGTCGTCGTCGCCTCGAAGGGCATAACCTGCCTCACGGCGCTGGACCTGTCGTCTTTTCTGAAAGAGGTCGGGGACAGGGAGCTCACGGACCTGGAAATTCTTCATGCCGCCGCTTCGAGCGATGACGGGAAGAAAATTTACATGCAGATCGCCGGGCATGAGCACAGGAGCAGGAAGTACGAGCAGCTGGTCAGGGAAGAGATCTCAGGCCGGCAGGAGTACCTGGGCACCCTGCTGTCCCAGGTCGTCAAGAGCCCTCTTCTCGTCACGAAGAACAAGGCCAGGACTCTCAAACTCACCCTTCTTCTCGAAAGGTGGATCCGGGGGAAGGAAACCCCCAGCCTGGAGAGGGATTTCGAATCGTATTTCGGCACGATCGCCGCCGCGGCGGAGGGGTTGAGCTGGATCATCGATGCCGCCTCGCTCGTTGCCCAGAGCATAGGGTCGCCCAAGGCCCTGCAGGACAGGTTGTCCATCCTTTCCGAGAGGCTTCTCTACGGGGTGGAGGAGAAAGGGCTTGAACTGGCAAGGCTGAGGGTCCGGGGCCTGGGCCGGGCGGGAATCTGCAGTCTCGTCAGGGAGGGCTTCGACAGCAGGAAAGCCATCCGGGAGACGCCTGTAACGGTACTCGCTGCGATGATCCCGGAGAGGATCGCGATCAGCCTCAAGGAGGCGGTGGAATCGGGACACAAGAATCCGCCACAAAAAGAAGAAATGAGCGCCGAGACGTCTGAACCTGACAACACGTTCATTTGCCGCGACCGGATCGAGATCACGGGAAAGCCGATCGAGAAACGCAATCTTGTGATGATCAACGGCTCGCCGATGGGGATTACCAATCGATCCTTGGAATTGCTCCTGCGTTTTGCCGTTGCGGTGAAGAAGGACGGGCGGGGATGGGTTCACAGGGAGGACCTGACTCCCGGGATGGGAGCGACACAGCTCGTCTCGCGGCTGAGGAATGAGCTCCGGAGCCTTACCCTGAAGAAGGACGGGAAAATCATCGAGAACGACGGATCAGGGTGTTACCGCCTTTCAATACCGCCTCGGAATGTGTTTTTCGACAGAGAAAGCCTTCTTCAGCACTGGAATGCCGTGATAAAGGATGCGGCGGCTTCCATTTCAGAATAG
- a CDS encoding helix-turn-helix transcriptional regulator encodes MGEKNVQKRLIRLGQILRVFLDKDRVSSIWLSRNFQITPRTIQRDLAALKESGFPIHEIQKGVYRLGKDLIKNLEVFDETELALVITLRNVVGQLGRPFQKAADGLFNSLYDAASSMPVYVRMDESIPLDSSLLNRIVKSIRLKKIAGFYYKSGKPHQVNMEPYRVVHFGGFWYLVGKDTGDSVIKRYALDRISDFKMARTPFRKIPENLDSAIQGSANIWFSTDQNLVVKISVDASSSGYFKRRKVFPTQEITEEREDGSLIVTFRVGRYEAIQDILKSWLPHITILEPAEFRDAFLADMKKWVQRQEQVGS; translated from the coding sequence ATGGGCGAAAAGAACGTGCAGAAAAGGCTGATCCGCCTCGGGCAGATCCTCCGGGTTTTCCTGGACAAAGACCGGGTCTCCAGCATCTGGCTGAGCCGGAATTTCCAGATTACACCCAGGACGATCCAACGGGACCTTGCCGCGTTGAAAGAGTCCGGATTCCCCATCCATGAAATTCAGAAGGGCGTTTACCGGCTGGGCAAGGATCTCATCAAGAACCTGGAGGTTTTCGATGAAACCGAACTTGCCCTGGTCATCACCCTACGGAACGTAGTCGGCCAGTTGGGGCGGCCTTTTCAGAAAGCGGCGGACGGGCTCTTCAACAGCCTTTACGACGCGGCCTCGTCCATGCCGGTCTACGTGAGGATGGACGAGTCGATCCCGCTCGACAGCAGTCTCCTCAACCGGATCGTGAAGTCGATCCGTCTGAAAAAGATCGCCGGCTTTTATTACAAGTCCGGTAAACCCCACCAGGTGAACATGGAACCATACAGGGTCGTCCATTTCGGGGGGTTTTGGTACCTGGTTGGAAAAGATACGGGCGATTCCGTCATCAAGCGCTATGCCCTCGACAGGATCAGCGACTTCAAAATGGCGCGGACTCCTTTCAGAAAGATTCCCGAAAACCTTGACTCCGCGATCCAGGGCAGCGCGAACATCTGGTTTTCCACGGATCAAAACCTTGTCGTGAAGATCTCCGTTGATGCTTCCAGCTCGGGCTATTTCAAGCGTCGGAAGGTCTTCCCCACCCAGGAAATCACGGAAGAACGTGAGGACGGTTCCCTTATCGTTACTTTCCGGGTGGGCAGGTACGAAGCCATCCAGGATATACTCAAGTCCTGGCTGCCGCACATAACCATCCTGGAGCCAGCGGAATTCCGGGATGCATTTCTGGCCGACATGAAAAAGTGGGTGCAGAGGCAGGAACAAGTGGGGTCATGA